From the Pseudopipra pipra isolate bDixPip1 chromosome 22, bDixPip1.hap1, whole genome shotgun sequence genome, one window contains:
- the HES4 gene encoding transcription factor HES-4 isoform X2, producing MPADTGMEKPTASPIAGAPASASHTPDKPRSASEHRKSSKPIMEKRRRARINESLGQLKTLILDALKKDSSRHSKLEKADILEMTVKHLRNLQRAQMTAALSADPTVLGKYRAGFNECMNEVTRFLSTCEGVNTDVRTRLLSHLSACLGQIVAMNYPPPPPPPPPAAQPAHLAQQPLHVQLPPAAAGAVPVPCKLNPAEALSPKVYGGFQLVPATDGQFAFLIPNPAFPPSSGPVIPLYANANVPVSAGSGSGNAGATPSASPVQGLTSFGGSIGPASQAGSPIGERSESVWRPW from the exons ATGCCCGCCGACACGGGCATGGAGAAACCCACCGCCTCGCCCATCGCGGGCGCGCCCGCCAGCGCCAGCCACACGCCGGACAAGCCGCGGAGCGCCAGCGAGCACCGGAAG TCGTCCAAGCCCATCATGGAGAAGCGGCGCCGGGCGCGCATCAATGAGAGCCTGGGGCAGCTGAAGACGCTCATCCTGGACGCGCTCAAGAAGGAT AGCTCCCGGCACTCCAAGCTGGAGAAGGCGGACATCCTGGAGATGACTGTCAAGCACCTGCGGAACCTGCAGCGGGCGCAGATGACGG CCGCGCTCAGCGCCGACCCCACCGTCCTCGGCAAGTACCGGGCTGGATTCAACGAGTGCATGAACGAGGTGACCCGGTTCCTGTCCACCTGCGAAGGGGTGAACACCGACGTGCGCACCCGCCTGCTCAGCCACCTCTCGGCGTGCCTGGGCCAGATCGTGGCCATGAACTACCCCCCtcctccgccgccgcccccgcccgccgcccagCCCGCACATCTGGCGCAGCAGCCCCTGCACGTCCAGCTGCCTCCCGCCGCAGCTGGAGCCGTGCCCGTGCCCTGCAAGCTCAACCCCGCCGAAGCCCTGTCCCCCAAGGTCTACGGGGGCTTCCAGCTCGTCCCAGCCACCGACGGCCAGTTCGCTTTCCTCATCCCGAATCCGGCTTTTCCTCCCAGCTCCGGACCGGTTATTCCCCTCTATGCCAACGCCAACGTCCCGGTGTCCGCGGGCAGCGGCTCAGGGAATGCCGGTGCCACCCCCTCGGCATCCCCCGTGCAGGGCTTGACATCATTTGGGGGCAGCATTGGTCCAGCGTCCCAGGCTGGGAGTCCCATCGGAGAGCGCAGTGAATCCGTCTGGAGACCCTGGTGA
- the HES4 gene encoding transcription factor HES-4 isoform X1 — protein MPADTGMEKPTASPIAGAPASASHTPDKPRSASEHRKVNGGGGGGGGCRSGRSNAGGGAGWRQARGRAESSKPIMEKRRRARINESLGQLKTLILDALKKDSSRHSKLEKADILEMTVKHLRNLQRAQMTAALSADPTVLGKYRAGFNECMNEVTRFLSTCEGVNTDVRTRLLSHLSACLGQIVAMNYPPPPPPPPPAAQPAHLAQQPLHVQLPPAAAGAVPVPCKLNPAEALSPKVYGGFQLVPATDGQFAFLIPNPAFPPSSGPVIPLYANANVPVSAGSGSGNAGATPSASPVQGLTSFGGSIGPASQAGSPIGERSESVWRPW, from the exons ATGCCCGCCGACACGGGCATGGAGAAACCCACCGCCTCGCCCATCGCGGGCGCGCCCGCCAGCGCCAGCCACACGCCGGACAAGCCGCGGAGCGCCAGCGAGCACCGGAAGGTaaatggaggaggaggaggaggaggagggtgccGGTCGGGGCGCAGCAACGCTGGCGGCGGAGCTGGATGGCGGCAAGCCCGCGGCCGTGCTGAG TCGTCCAAGCCCATCATGGAGAAGCGGCGCCGGGCGCGCATCAATGAGAGCCTGGGGCAGCTGAAGACGCTCATCCTGGACGCGCTCAAGAAGGAT AGCTCCCGGCACTCCAAGCTGGAGAAGGCGGACATCCTGGAGATGACTGTCAAGCACCTGCGGAACCTGCAGCGGGCGCAGATGACGG CCGCGCTCAGCGCCGACCCCACCGTCCTCGGCAAGTACCGGGCTGGATTCAACGAGTGCATGAACGAGGTGACCCGGTTCCTGTCCACCTGCGAAGGGGTGAACACCGACGTGCGCACCCGCCTGCTCAGCCACCTCTCGGCGTGCCTGGGCCAGATCGTGGCCATGAACTACCCCCCtcctccgccgccgcccccgcccgccgcccagCCCGCACATCTGGCGCAGCAGCCCCTGCACGTCCAGCTGCCTCCCGCCGCAGCTGGAGCCGTGCCCGTGCCCTGCAAGCTCAACCCCGCCGAAGCCCTGTCCCCCAAGGTCTACGGGGGCTTCCAGCTCGTCCCAGCCACCGACGGCCAGTTCGCTTTCCTCATCCCGAATCCGGCTTTTCCTCCCAGCTCCGGACCGGTTATTCCCCTCTATGCCAACGCCAACGTCCCGGTGTCCGCGGGCAGCGGCTCAGGGAATGCCGGTGCCACCCCCTCGGCATCCCCCGTGCAGGGCTTGACATCATTTGGGGGCAGCATTGGTCCAGCGTCCCAGGCTGGGAGTCCCATCGGAGAGCGCAGTGAATCCGTCTGGAGACCCTGGTGA